In one window of Scyliorhinus canicula chromosome 17, sScyCan1.1, whole genome shotgun sequence DNA:
- the LOC119952211 gene encoding gastrula zinc finger protein XlCGF8.2DB-like produces MEKPWKCEDCGKGFKGPYGLDRHQRSHTGEKLFTCSVCGKGFTAPHELERHQRSHSGEKPFTCSQCEKGFTDIGNLRRHERVHTGERPFTCSDCGKEFTRLSHLQRHHRVHTGESPFTCTVCGKGFTQLPNLLVHNRVHTGERPFTCTVCDKGFTRLAHLKTHQRVHTGERPFTCTVCGKGFSQLSSLLSHNVTHTNERPFKCSDCGNGFKSSQVLMIHQRIHSEERPFSCSHCAKRFRTSSNLMKHEQGHT; encoded by the coding sequence atggagaaaccatggaaatgtgaggattgtgggaagggattcaaaggCCCGTACGGGCTGGACaggcatcaacgcagtcacactggagagaagctgttcacctgctcggtatgtgggaagggattcacagccCCACATGAGCTGGAAAGGCATCAACGGAGTCACAgtggagagaagccattcacctgctctcagtgtgaaaagggattcactgatatcggcaacctgcggagacacgagcgagttcacactggggagaggccgttcacctgctcggactgtgggaaggaattcactcggttatcccacctgcagagacaccatcgagttcacactggggagagtccgttcacctgcactgtgtgtgggaagggattcactcagttacccaACCTGCTGGTCCACAATCGAgtgcacaccggggagaggccattcacctgcactgtgtgtgataagggattcactcggttagcccacctgaagacacaccagcgagttcacactggggagaggccattcacctgcactgtgtgtgggaagggattcagtcaattatccagcctgctgagccacaatgtcactcacaccaatgagagaccctttaaatgctctgactgtgggaatggGTTTAAAAGCTCTCAGGTACTGATGATTCACCAGCGCATTCAttctgaggagagaccgttcagctgctctcactgtgcaAAGAGGTTTAGAACCTCATCCAACCTGATGAAACACGAACAAGGCCACACCTAA